Proteins encoded within one genomic window of Natator depressus isolate rNatDep1 chromosome 1, rNatDep2.hap1, whole genome shotgun sequence:
- the RASD2 gene encoding GTP-binding protein Rhes, with translation MMKTVSSGNCTLSVPAKNSYRMVVLGASRVGKSAIVSRFLTGRFEDQYTPTIEDFHRKVYNIRGDMYQLDILDTSGNHPFPAMRRLSILTGDVFILVFSLDNRDSFDEVKRIQKQILEVKSCLKNKTKETADLPMVICGNKNDHSEIYRKVRSEEAEKLVSSDENCAYFEISAKKNTNVDEMFYVLFSMAKLPHEMSPALHRKISVQYGDAFHQKSFRMRRVKEMDAYGMVSPFARRPSVNSDLKYIKSKVLREGQAREREKCTIQ, from the exons ATGATGAAGACTGTGTCCAGTGGGAATTGCACCCTGAGCGTGCCAGCCAAGAACTCCTACCGCATGGTGGTGCTGGGAGCCTCCAGGGTGGGCAAGAGCGCCATCGTCTCACGCTTTCTCACTGGCCGCTTTGAGGACCAGTACACTCCCACCATTGAGGATTTTCATCGCAAGGTCTACAACATCCGGGGAGACATGTACCAGCTGGACATCCTGGACACATCTGGGAATCACCCTTTCCCCGCAATGAGGAGGCTTTCTATATTGACAG GGGATGTTTTCATCCTGGTGTTCAGTTTGGATAACAGAGACTCCTTTGATGAGGTCAAGAGGATCCAAAAGCAGATCCTTGAAGTCAAATCCTGCCTGAAGAACAAGACCAAGGAGACAGCTGACCTCCCCATGGTGATTtgtggcaacaaaaatgatcatagTGAAATCTACCGCAAGGTGCGCTCGGAGGAAGCAGAGAAGCTTGTCTCCAGCGATGAGAACTGTGCTTACTTCGAAATCTCAGCCAAGAAGAACACGAATGTGGATGAGATGTTCTATGTCCTCTTCAGCATGGCCAAGCTACCTCACGAGATGAGCCCTGCCCTTCACAGGAAAATCTCTGTCCAGTATGGTGACGCCTTCCACCAAAAATCCTTCAGGATGCGCCGGGTCAAGGAGATGGATGCCTATGGCATGGTCTCCCCCTTCGCTCGCCGACCCAGCGTCAACAGTGACCTGAAATACATCAAATCCAAAGTTCTCAGGGAAGGCCAGGCAAGGGAGAGGGAGAAATGCACTATCCAGTGA